From Desulfuromonas soudanensis, the proteins below share one genomic window:
- a CDS encoding acyl-homoserine-lactone synthase: protein MSSVILARSENPAIHDVYRFRHQVFHDRLGWEVGSDQGLEHDRFDKLNPVHMFTRNRQRQVEACWRLLPTTGPYMLRDIFPQLLREETAPSDPHIWEISRFAVVPSAGRTPGRDQANICDLTFDLLRAGVDFADRNGIRHYVFVTSVAVERLLKSTGLAIYRFGDGRSQKVGKVLSVACWIDINDATRQAVYRQGTVSLPQEAA from the coding sequence ATGAGCAGTGTCATTCTGGCCCGATCCGAAAACCCCGCCATCCACGATGTGTACCGCTTTCGTCACCAGGTTTTTCATGACCGCCTCGGCTGGGAAGTCGGCAGCGACCAGGGGCTGGAGCACGACCGCTTCGACAAGCTCAATCCCGTTCACATGTTCACCCGAAACCGCCAGCGCCAGGTCGAAGCCTGCTGGCGCCTCCTCCCCACCACCGGTCCCTACATGCTCAGGGACATCTTTCCCCAGTTGCTGCGCGAGGAGACGGCTCCCAGCGATCCCCATATCTGGGAAATCAGCCGCTTCGCCGTGGTGCCGTCCGCCGGCCGCACGCCCGGCCGCGACCAGGCCAATATCTGTGACCTCACCTTCGATCTGCTGAGGGCCGGGGTCGATTTCGCCGACCGCAACGGCATCCGCCATTATGTCTTCGTCACCAGCGTCGCCGTCGAACGACTCCTCAAGAGTACCGGCCTGGCCATCTACCGCTTCGGCGACGGCAGATCCCAGAAGGTCGGCAAGGTCCTCTCCGTCGCCTGCTGGATCGACATCAACGACGCCACTCGCCAGGCCGTCTACCGCCAGGGGACCGTCAGCCTCCCCCAGGAGGCTGCATGA
- a CDS encoding LuxR family transcriptional regulator has protein sequence MSTAETMGLIDALNRTDSVDEIHALCAEACTGFGFDHFIYGARTPTSLVHPHLFIISGFPTPWWEHYKEQNYFQIDPTVAHCASRTVPLIWNSLAPREGENPAMRRFMDESRSSGLRSGVSLPVHGWQGESAMLSMVSSREPEAMQQEIVAALPELQLLTAHLHEAVRRLVEVREITAGPQPGLTDRERECLLWSAEGKTSWETSQILGIAERTVIFHLQNAGTKLNVTNRQQAVARAISLRLVTPQFG, from the coding sequence ATGTCCACAGCGGAGACAATGGGACTGATCGACGCGCTCAATCGAACCGACTCGGTGGATGAAATCCATGCCCTCTGCGCAGAAGCCTGCACCGGCTTCGGTTTCGACCACTTCATCTACGGTGCTCGCACCCCCACCTCCCTGGTTCACCCCCACCTCTTCATCATCAGCGGCTTTCCCACCCCCTGGTGGGAGCACTACAAAGAGCAAAATTACTTTCAGATCGACCCGACGGTGGCCCACTGCGCCAGCCGCACCGTCCCCCTCATCTGGAACAGCCTGGCTCCCCGGGAAGGGGAAAATCCCGCCATGCGCCGATTCATGGACGAATCCCGCAGTTCCGGTCTCCGCAGCGGGGTGAGTCTCCCCGTCCACGGCTGGCAGGGGGAATCGGCGATGCTCTCCATGGTCTCCTCCCGGGAACCGGAGGCGATGCAGCAGGAAATCGTCGCCGCCCTCCCTGAACTGCAGCTTCTTACCGCCCATCTCCACGAGGCCGTCCGCCGGCTGGTCGAGGTTCGGGAAATCACCGCCGGACCCCAGCCCGGCCTCACGGACCGGGAGAGGGAATGCCTTTTGTGGAGCGCCGAGGGGAAGACCTCCTGGGAAACCTCGCAAATCCTCGGCATCGCCGAGCGCACCGTCATCTTCCACCTGCAGAACGCAGGGACCAAACTCAACGTCACCAATCGGCAGCAGGCCGTCGCCCGCGCCATTTCCCTGCGTCTGGTCACCCCCCAATTCGGCTGA
- a CDS encoding DUF2179 domain-containing protein has protein sequence MTDIFPQGDLFPLIVVPALIFCARIADVTFGTLRIIYVSRGMRYYAALVGFFEILIWLLAIGQVMQNLNSPATYIAYALGFSTGNFVGISLERKLAMGNLLVRVITRREADDLVGFLRNSGYGVTSVDARGEAGPVKLIFTVVKRKNLPEVVATIKRFNPRAFYTIEDVRFVQEAAEIPVTRRHLFSVFSTTKRK, from the coding sequence ATGACTGACATTTTCCCCCAGGGGGATCTTTTTCCCCTGATCGTGGTTCCGGCCCTGATTTTCTGCGCGAGAATCGCCGACGTGACCTTCGGAACCCTGCGCATCATCTACGTCTCCCGGGGCATGCGCTACTACGCTGCCCTGGTCGGTTTTTTCGAGATTCTCATCTGGCTCCTGGCCATCGGCCAGGTGATGCAAAACCTCAACAGCCCGGCGACCTACATCGCCTACGCCCTCGGCTTTTCCACCGGCAATTTCGTCGGCATCTCCCTCGAGCGCAAACTCGCCATGGGGAATTTGCTGGTGCGGGTCATCACCCGTCGCGAAGCCGACGATCTGGTGGGCTTTCTCAGAAATTCGGGGTACGGGGTGACCAGCGTCGATGCCCGGGGGGAAGCCGGGCCGGTCAAGTTGATCTTCACCGTGGTCAAACGCAAAAACCTTCCCGAGGTCGTCGCCACCATCAAGCGCTTCAACCCCCGAGCCTTTTACACCATCGAGGACGTCCGCTTTGTCCAGGAAGCGGCGGAAATTCCCGTCACCCGTCGCCACCTTTTTTCCGTCTTCTCCACCACCAAGCGCAAATAA
- a CDS encoding N-formylglutamate amidohydrolase — protein MFDFCFVSCEHGGNRVPRIYRSLFSGAGDLLRSHRGYDIGALAFARRLATSLGVPLHVNGVTRLLVDANRSPSSRTLFSEFSRNLPASRRESILANYYHPYRRVVEAEVSAAIASGARVIHLSVHTFTPVFAGSVRRADIGLLYDPRRRAELLLCRKWQKHLQREDPGLRVQCNNPYRGTSDSVVTALRRRHDEMSYLGIEIEINQKFPQGNATGWRRLQALLVATCPMAVSGF, from the coding sequence ATGTTTGATTTCTGCTTCGTCAGCTGCGAACATGGCGGCAACCGGGTCCCGAGGATCTACCGGAGCCTGTTTTCGGGTGCCGGGGATCTCCTCCGGAGCCATCGCGGCTACGACATCGGAGCTCTGGCCTTTGCACGGAGGCTGGCAACGTCTCTTGGGGTCCCCCTCCATGTCAACGGGGTGACCCGCCTCCTTGTGGATGCCAATCGTTCGCCGTCCAGCCGCACCCTTTTCTCCGAGTTCTCCCGCAACCTGCCGGCTTCCCGCCGGGAATCGATTTTGGCGAATTATTATCATCCCTACCGCCGGGTCGTCGAGGCCGAAGTATCGGCGGCTATCGCCTCTGGAGCCAGGGTGATCCATCTCTCCGTCCACACCTTTACGCCGGTTTTCGCCGGCTCGGTGCGGAGGGCGGACATCGGACTCCTCTACGATCCGCGCCGCCGTGCCGAACTTCTCCTGTGCCGGAAGTGGCAAAAGCACCTGCAAAGGGAGGACCCCGGCCTCAGGGTCCAGTGCAACAATCCCTATCGGGGGACCTCCGACAGTGTAGTCACCGCGCTCCGTCGTCGTCATGACGAAATGTCCTATCTCGGGATCGAGATCGAGATCAACCAGAAATTTCCTCAGGGGAACGCGACCGGATGGCGCCGTCTCCAGGCCCTCCTTGTCGCCACCTGTCCGATGGCGGTTTCCGGTTTCTAA